A single Candidatus Chlamydia corallus DNA region contains:
- the ndk gene encoding nucleoside-diphosphate kinase codes for MEQTLSIIKPDSVSKAHIGEILSIFEQSGLRIAAMKMMHLSQTEAEGFYSVHKERPFFQELVNFMMSGPIVVLVLEGANAVTRNRALMGATNPEEAAAGTIRAKFGESIGINAVHGSDSLENAAIEIAYFFNKIEIVNAS; via the coding sequence ATGGAACAAACGCTATCCATTATTAAACCAGATTCGGTTAGCAAAGCTCATATTGGAGAAATCTTATCTATTTTTGAACAATCTGGCTTACGTATAGCTGCTATGAAAATGATGCATCTATCTCAAACTGAAGCTGAGGGGTTTTATTCTGTTCATAAAGAGCGTCCTTTTTTCCAAGAACTTGTGAATTTTATGATGTCGGGCCCTATCGTAGTTTTAGTGTTAGAAGGTGCGAATGCCGTTACCCGCAATCGTGCGCTTATGGGTGCTACAAATCCTGAAGAAGCGGCTGCAGGAACTATCCGAGCTAAATTTGGGGAATCTATAGGGATTAATGCTGTTCATGGATCTGATAGTTTAGAGAACGCTGCTATCGAGATCGCCTACTTCTTCAATAAGATAGAAATTGTCAATGCTTCTTAA
- the ruvC gene encoding crossover junction endodeoxyribonuclease RuvC: MSELIIGVDPGTIVAGYAIIALEHRYQVRPYSYGAIRLSPKVPLPMRYKALFEELSGVLDDTQPNAMVLETQFVNRNPQSTMKLAMARGIILLASALRNIPIFEYAPNLAKKAVVGKGHASKRQVQVMVSKMLNLPDILDPSNEDIADAFALAICHTHVLRSPLCGVK; this comes from the coding sequence GTGTCAGAATTGATTATAGGGGTGGATCCAGGAACTATAGTTGCAGGATATGCCATTATTGCTCTAGAACATCGCTATCAAGTGCGGCCTTATAGTTATGGTGCAATTCGTTTATCTCCTAAAGTTCCACTTCCTATGCGCTATAAGGCTTTGTTTGAAGAACTCTCAGGAGTGTTGGATGATACACAACCCAATGCCATGGTTCTAGAAACTCAGTTTGTAAATAGGAATCCTCAAAGTACTATGAAATTAGCAATGGCACGAGGAATTATTTTACTTGCCTCAGCTCTGCGTAACATCCCGATTTTTGAATATGCCCCCAATCTTGCAAAGAAAGCAGTAGTTGGTAAAGGACACGCTAGTAAAAGACAGGTCCAGGTGATGGTGAGCAAGATGTTAAATCTTCCTGATATTTTAGACCCATCTAATGAAGATATTGCTGATGCCTTTGCACTTGCTATATGTCATACTCATGTATTGCGTAGTCCTCTTTGTGGAGTGAAATAA
- a CDS encoding lipoate--protein ligase family protein has protein sequence MSITNCIFLDLRGHSILQQLQIEEALLRVSNQNFCIINADVEDAIVLGISRNLSQDVHISRARANNIPIIRRYSGGGTVFIDSNTLMVSWIMNSLEACIQPEAVLAWTYEVYSPLLPNTFSIRENDYVLGHKKIGGNAQYIQRYRWVHHTTFLWDIDIDRLSYYLPIPQKQPPYRNQRSHKEFLTTLRPWFPCHDYFFESIKASGNLLFTWQEFLGNELEEILAQPHRKATTVLN, from the coding sequence ATGTCCATCACTAACTGTATTTTCCTAGATCTACGAGGACATTCGATTCTTCAGCAACTGCAAATCGAAGAGGCTTTACTAAGAGTTTCGAATCAAAATTTTTGTATTATAAATGCGGATGTTGAGGACGCAATAGTTTTAGGAATTTCCAGAAACTTGAGTCAAGACGTTCACATTTCACGAGCACGAGCAAACAATATTCCGATAATACGTCGCTATAGCGGAGGGGGTACGGTATTCATAGATTCTAATACCCTGATGGTATCTTGGATTATGAACAGTCTAGAAGCCTGTATTCAACCCGAGGCAGTATTAGCATGGACGTATGAGGTCTATAGTCCACTACTTCCTAATACCTTTTCTATTCGCGAAAACGACTATGTTCTTGGCCATAAGAAAATAGGAGGTAATGCACAATATATTCAAAGGTATCGCTGGGTACATCACACGACATTTTTGTGGGATATAGACATAGATAGGTTGTCATACTACCTACCCATTCCCCAAAAGCAACCCCCCTACCGTAACCAGCGCTCTCACAAAGAGTTTTTGACTACGTTACGTCCGTGGTTTCCCTGTCACGATTATTTTTTTGAAAGTATCAAAGCATCTGGCAATTTATTGTTTACTTGGCAAGAATTTCTTGGTAATGAATTAGAAGAAATTCTTGCCCAACCTCATCGCAAAGCTACTACAGTACTAAATTAA
- the mnmG gene encoding tRNA uridine-5-carboxymethylaminomethyl(34) synthesis enzyme MnmG, producing MWTHPITYDVIVVGAGHAGCEAAYCSAKMGASVLMLTSNLDTIAKLSCNPAVGGIGKGHIVREIDALGGIMAEVTDQSGIQFRILNQTKGPAVRAPRAQVDKQLYHIHMKRLLENTPGLHMMQGTVESLLDKEGAISGVTTKEGLVYLGKTVVLSSGTFMRGLIHIGDRNFSGGRLGDPSSQGLSENLKKQGFPISRLKTGTPPRLLASSIDFSCMEEQPGDRGVGFVHRSEPFQPPLPQLSCFITHTTVKTKEIIAANLHRSALYGGRIEGVGPRYCPSIEDKVVKFSDKERHHVFLEPEGLHTQEIYANGLSTSMPFDVQYDMIHSVRGLENAIITRPAYAIEYDYIHGNVIHPTLESKLIEGLFLCGQINGTTGYEEAAAQGLVAGINAVNKVLNRPPFIPSRQESYIGVMLDDLTTQILDEPYRMFTGRAEHRLILRQDNACARLSHYGYELGLLSEERYQFVKQHNQLVEEEKARFQKTFRKYGDSVVSLAKALCRPEVSYDMLREAFPNDVRDLGAILNASLEMEIKYSGYIDRQKILIQSLEKAESLLIPEDLDYKQIRALSLEAQEKLAKFTPRTLGSASRISGIASADIQVLMVALKKHVHH from the coding sequence ATGTGGACTCACCCAATTACTTACGATGTGATTGTAGTGGGAGCTGGGCATGCGGGTTGTGAGGCGGCATATTGTTCTGCAAAGATGGGCGCTTCCGTTCTTATGCTCACCTCTAATTTAGATACTATTGCTAAGTTAAGTTGCAATCCTGCCGTTGGCGGTATTGGCAAAGGCCATATTGTTCGAGAGATCGATGCTCTTGGCGGTATCATGGCGGAAGTCACAGATCAATCTGGCATACAATTCCGTATTCTCAACCAGACTAAGGGGCCTGCTGTCCGAGCTCCACGAGCTCAGGTAGATAAGCAGCTTTATCACATCCATATGAAACGTCTTTTGGAGAATACTCCAGGCCTTCATATGATGCAAGGCACCGTAGAATCTCTATTAGATAAAGAAGGCGCGATTTCTGGGGTTACGACCAAGGAAGGTTTGGTATACTTAGGAAAAACCGTAGTGCTCTCCTCTGGAACATTCATGCGTGGCCTAATTCATATTGGGGATCGTAATTTCTCTGGGGGACGTTTAGGTGATCCTTCATCGCAAGGTCTATCAGAAAACCTTAAAAAACAGGGCTTCCCTATAAGCAGACTAAAAACTGGAACCCCTCCCCGTCTATTAGCTTCTTCTATAGATTTTTCTTGTATGGAAGAGCAACCTGGAGATCGGGGTGTTGGTTTTGTACATAGAAGCGAGCCTTTTCAACCTCCTTTACCACAACTGTCTTGTTTCATTACTCACACCACGGTAAAAACTAAGGAGATCATTGCGGCCAACCTACACCGTTCCGCCCTTTATGGAGGTCGAATTGAAGGCGTAGGTCCCCGTTATTGTCCTTCTATAGAAGATAAGGTTGTAAAATTCTCGGACAAAGAACGTCACCACGTCTTTCTAGAACCAGAAGGGCTTCATACCCAAGAGATCTACGCTAATGGATTATCTACCTCTATGCCTTTTGACGTACAATACGATATGATCCATTCGGTACGCGGATTAGAAAATGCAATTATCACCCGGCCAGCCTATGCCATAGAATACGACTATATTCACGGTAACGTGATCCACCCCACATTGGAAAGCAAGCTTATAGAAGGTCTCTTTTTATGTGGGCAAATTAATGGCACTACAGGTTATGAAGAAGCTGCAGCACAGGGGTTGGTTGCAGGAATTAATGCTGTAAACAAGGTACTTAATAGGCCTCCATTCATCCCTTCACGCCAAGAATCCTACATCGGTGTAATGTTAGATGATCTCACGACGCAGATTTTGGATGAACCTTACCGTATGTTTACAGGAAGAGCAGAACACCGACTCATATTAAGACAAGATAATGCGTGTGCGCGCCTATCACACTATGGCTATGAATTGGGGTTACTATCAGAAGAACGTTATCAGTTTGTCAAACAGCATAATCAACTAGTAGAAGAAGAAAAGGCTCGTTTCCAAAAGACATTTAGAAAGTATGGAGATTCTGTAGTATCTTTAGCAAAAGCACTATGTCGTCCTGAAGTTTCTTATGACATGCTTAGAGAAGCATTTCCCAATGATGTTCGTGATTTAGGAGCAATTCTCAATGCATCTCTAGAAATGGAAATCAAATATTCTGGATATATAGATCGCCAGAAAATTCTGATTCAGAGTTTAGAAAAAGCAGAATCTTTACTAATTCCAGAAGACTTAGATTATAAGCAAATAAGAGCCTTAAGTTTAGAAGCTCAAGAGAAATTAGCGAAATTTACCCCCCGAACTCTCGGTTCTGCATCCAGAATATCGGGCATAGCTTCTGCTGATATTCAAGTTTTGATGGTAGCTTTAAAAAAACATGTCCATCACTAA
- a CDS encoding AURKAIP1/COX24 domain-containing protein encodes MSSVKKKRRLKIAKHKRKKRRRRDRHKNK; translated from the coding sequence ATGTCATCTGTTAAGAAAAAACGAAGACTCAAGATCGCCAAGCACAAGCGTAAAAAAAGACGTCGTAGAGATCGTCATAAAAATAAGTAG
- the ruvA gene encoding Holliday junction branch migration protein RuvA produces MYDYIRGTLTYVNTSAIVIECQGIGYHIAITERWAVECIRALHQDFLVFTHVIFRETEHLLYGFHSREERECFRILISFSGIGPKLALAILSALPLKILCSVVRSEDIRALSSVSGIGKKTAEKLMVELKQKLPDLLPLDSKAETSRTHRVSSCFEEGIQALAALGYSKIAAERMIAEAIKDLPEGSSLTDILPIALKKNFSEANKD; encoded by the coding sequence ATGTACGACTATATTCGTGGAACACTTACCTATGTGAATACTAGTGCGATTGTTATAGAATGCCAAGGTATTGGCTACCACATTGCTATCACAGAACGTTGGGCAGTAGAATGCATCAGAGCTTTACATCAAGATTTTCTAGTATTTACTCACGTTATATTCCGTGAAACTGAACACCTGCTTTATGGGTTTCATTCTCGAGAAGAGCGAGAATGTTTTCGTATTTTAATTTCTTTTTCTGGAATAGGACCCAAACTAGCCTTGGCAATTCTTAGTGCCCTACCTTTAAAGATACTATGTTCTGTAGTTCGGTCTGAAGATATCCGTGCCTTATCTTCTGTATCAGGAATTGGGAAAAAAACTGCTGAAAAGCTCATGGTCGAGCTTAAACAAAAATTACCAGACCTACTTCCTTTAGACTCCAAAGCTGAGACAAGTCGAACACATAGGGTCTCTTCTTGCTTTGAGGAAGGCATCCAGGCTTTAGCGGCTTTGGGTTATTCAAAAATTGCTGCGGAGCGTATGATTGCAGAGGCAATTAAAGATCTCCCAGAGGGGTCTTCTTTAACGGATATCCTTCCTATTGCTCTCAAAAAGAATTTTTCAGAAGCGAACAAGGACTAG
- the dnaB gene encoding replicative DNA helicase → MDTSATVPLPSPPHSKESEMIVLGCMLTGVHYLNLAANQLYEEDFYYLEHKIIFRVLQDAFKQDKPIDVHLAGEELKRRNQITVIGGPPYLITLAEFAGTAAYLEEYVEIIRSKSILRKMISTAKEIEKKALEEPKNVTEALDEAQNSFFKISQSSSVSQYTLVADRLRGLTTTTDKPYLVQLQERQELFLQNAQGDGKSFFSGISTHFIDLDQLIHGFSPSNLMILAARPAMGKTALALNIAENLCFQSHLPIGIFSLEMTVDQLIHRMICSRSEVESKKISLGDLSGHDFQRIVSVINEMQEHTLLIDDQPGLKVSDLRARARRMKESYDIQFLVIDYLQLLSGSGTLRSIESRQTEISEISRMLKTLARELNIPILCLSQLSRKVEDRANHRPMMSDLRESGSIEQDSDLVMFLLRREYYDPNDKPGTAELIIAKNRHGSIGSVPLVFEKELARFRNYSAFECIS, encoded by the coding sequence ATGGATACGTCTGCTACCGTTCCTCTCCCCTCACCCCCTCATTCGAAAGAATCAGAAATGATAGTCTTAGGATGTATGCTAACGGGGGTACATTATCTCAATCTTGCGGCTAACCAGCTTTATGAAGAAGATTTTTATTACCTTGAACATAAAATTATTTTCCGAGTCCTACAAGATGCCTTTAAGCAAGATAAGCCCATAGATGTGCACTTAGCTGGAGAAGAGCTGAAACGACGCAATCAGATTACTGTTATTGGAGGCCCTCCCTATCTAATTACTTTAGCTGAATTCGCAGGTACAGCAGCCTATCTTGAAGAATATGTGGAAATTATCCGATCCAAGTCCATCCTCAGGAAGATGATTTCCACAGCAAAAGAAATCGAAAAAAAGGCTTTAGAGGAGCCAAAAAACGTTACGGAAGCTTTAGATGAAGCTCAGAATTCTTTTTTCAAAATCAGCCAGTCGTCATCAGTAAGTCAGTACACTTTAGTTGCTGACAGGTTACGCGGATTAACAACAACTACAGATAAGCCCTACCTCGTACAATTACAGGAAAGACAAGAATTATTTTTACAGAATGCTCAGGGAGATGGCAAATCATTCTTTTCTGGCATTTCCACACATTTTATTGATTTAGACCAGCTAATTCATGGGTTTTCTCCTTCTAATTTGATGATCCTAGCTGCGCGTCCTGCTATGGGGAAAACAGCACTTGCTTTGAACATCGCAGAGAATCTTTGTTTTCAAAGCCACCTTCCTATTGGAATTTTTTCTTTAGAGATGACAGTTGATCAACTCATTCATCGCATGATTTGCTCGCGATCTGAGGTTGAATCTAAAAAAATCTCTTTAGGCGACCTCTCTGGACATGACTTTCAAAGAATTGTCTCAGTGATCAATGAAATGCAGGAACACACTCTGCTGATTGATGATCAGCCTGGGTTAAAAGTTTCTGATCTACGAGCTCGAGCTCGTAGAATGAAAGAAAGCTATGATATTCAATTTCTAGTTATTGATTATTTACAATTACTTTCTGGCTCTGGGACCCTGCGTTCTATAGAAAGTCGTCAAACAGAAATTTCAGAGATTTCTAGAATGTTGAAGACCCTTGCCCGGGAGTTAAACATTCCTATCCTTTGTCTTTCGCAGCTTTCTCGAAAAGTTGAGGATCGTGCAAATCATCGTCCTATGATGAGCGACCTTCGGGAAAGCGGAAGTATTGAGCAGGATTCGGATTTAGTGATGTTCTTGCTTCGTAGAGAATATTATGATCCCAATGATAAACCTGGCACTGCGGAACTTATTATAGCAAAAAACCGTCATGGTTCTATAGGTTCTGTCCCTCTAGTTTTTGAAAAAGAACTGGCACGTTTTCGTAATTATTCTGCTTTTGAATGTATCAGCTAG